The Paeniglutamicibacter sulfureus genome includes a region encoding these proteins:
- a CDS encoding maleylpyruvate isomerase family mycothiol-dependent enzyme — protein sequence MSKNIPRARLWSWAHAERTALARDLDGLEDKQWATTSLCGRWSVEEVVAHLSAAASVGPARWMASVLGARFNFDLHNDRRLSEHRGATPAETLARFRAILTSTTSTFGPVEAWLGEVLIHGQDIREPLGIEHDVDPEAATALAVFLAQRDFTVSSKTNIAGLRLEATDGPFATGAGPLARGTTMALVMAMAGRGAYCGQLDGAGAEALLARCTAAAGS from the coding sequence TTGTCGAAAAACATCCCACGCGCCCGGCTCTGGTCGTGGGCGCACGCCGAGCGCACCGCCCTGGCCCGCGACCTCGACGGGCTCGAGGACAAACAGTGGGCTACGACATCGTTGTGCGGGCGCTGGAGCGTGGAAGAGGTCGTGGCACACCTGAGTGCCGCGGCAAGTGTGGGCCCGGCTCGCTGGATGGCCAGCGTACTGGGCGCCAGGTTCAATTTCGACCTGCACAATGACAGGCGCCTGTCCGAGCACCGCGGGGCAACACCTGCCGAAACGTTGGCACGTTTTCGCGCGATCCTCACCAGCACCACCTCGACATTCGGTCCGGTCGAGGCGTGGTTGGGCGAAGTCCTCATCCACGGCCAGGACATCCGCGAGCCCTTGGGAATCGAACACGACGTCGATCCGGAGGCCGCCACCGCTCTCGCGGTTTTCCTGGCCCAACGGGATTTCACCGTTTCGAGCAAGACGAACATTGCCGGTTTGCGGCTCGAGGCGACCGACGGTCCTTTCGCCACGGGTGCGGGCCCACTGGCCAGGGGCACAACGATGGCGCTGGTGATGGCCATGGCCGGACGCGGAGCCTATTGCGGACAGCTGGACGGCGCGGGTGCCGAAGCGCTGCTGGCCCGGTGCACGGCGGCTGCGGGCAGCTGA
- a CDS encoding low molecular weight phosphatase family protein: protein MSTSSPQTPSVLFVCNTNGGKSQIAAALLRQAAGDSVAVKSAGLIPAHHINELAASVVEEVGADMRAEVPTALTEEVLRAADRVVIVGEAQVPDLEGVAMERWVPAEAPAELGTERERMEFLRDDIAARVAMLNDDLGTTSG, encoded by the coding sequence ATGAGCACTTCGAGCCCCCAGACCCCCTCGGTACTCTTCGTTTGCAACACCAATGGCGGGAAGTCGCAAATTGCCGCGGCGCTACTGCGCCAGGCCGCAGGAGATTCCGTTGCGGTGAAATCCGCCGGACTCATTCCGGCCCACCACATCAATGAACTGGCCGCCTCCGTGGTGGAAGAAGTCGGCGCCGACATGCGCGCAGAGGTACCGACCGCATTGACCGAGGAAGTGCTGCGTGCCGCGGACCGGGTCGTCATCGTGGGCGAGGCACAGGTCCCCGACCTTGAGGGGGTCGCGATGGAACGCTGGGTTCCCGCCGAAGCGCCGGCGGAGCTGGGCACCGAGCGCGAGCGCATGGAATTCCTGCGTGATGACATCGCAGCCCGGGTTGCGATGTTGAACGATGATCTCGGAACGACTTCCGGTTAG
- a CDS encoding aldo/keto reductase, which produces MEYRRLGASGLVVSAVGLGCNNLGRAGTATEEQAGTDAVINAALESGITFFDVADTYGREPGLSETMLGKALGQRRDEVVIGTKFGMDMGGANGNDFGARGSRRYIVRAVEASLRRLGTDYIDLYQFHTPDQLTPIGETLAALDDLVSAGKVRYIGHSNRAGWQIAEAEFTARAAGGARFVSTQNHYNLLDRRAELEVAPAAQAYSLGLLPYFPLANGLLTGKYSGGSAPEGSRLTHARRHLMDTADFGQLRDFGAFAAARGLSELEVAFSWLASRPAVASVIAGATRPEQVKQNAASAGWKPGAEDLAELDAIFPAVPKIALF; this is translated from the coding sequence ATGGAATACCGTCGATTGGGAGCATCCGGACTCGTGGTTTCGGCCGTGGGGCTGGGGTGCAACAACCTGGGCAGGGCAGGCACCGCGACCGAGGAACAGGCCGGCACCGACGCCGTCATCAACGCCGCCCTTGAGTCGGGAATCACATTCTTTGACGTCGCGGACACCTACGGCAGGGAGCCCGGGCTGTCCGAGACCATGCTCGGCAAGGCACTGGGGCAGCGGCGCGACGAGGTGGTCATCGGCACCAAGTTCGGCATGGACATGGGCGGCGCCAACGGCAACGACTTCGGTGCCCGCGGCTCGCGGCGCTACATCGTGCGGGCAGTCGAGGCATCGCTGCGGCGGCTCGGCACGGACTACATCGACCTCTACCAATTCCACACCCCGGACCAGCTCACGCCCATTGGGGAGACCCTTGCCGCGCTCGATGACCTGGTGTCAGCCGGCAAGGTGCGCTACATCGGGCACTCGAACCGCGCCGGGTGGCAGATCGCCGAGGCCGAGTTCACCGCACGCGCCGCGGGCGGGGCACGCTTCGTCTCCACGCAGAACCACTACAACCTGCTCGATCGGCGTGCCGAGCTCGAGGTGGCACCGGCCGCGCAGGCGTACTCGCTGGGCCTGCTGCCCTACTTCCCGCTGGCCAACGGGCTGCTGACCGGCAAGTACTCCGGCGGCTCCGCCCCGGAAGGCTCCAGGCTGACCCACGCCCGACGGCACCTGATGGACACCGCCGACTTCGGCCAGCTGCGCGACTTCGGTGCGTTCGCCGCCGCCCGCGGACTGAGCGAACTGGAGGTCGCATTCTCCTGGCTGGCATCCCGTCCCGCCGTGGCCAGCGTCATTGCCGGGGCCACCCGCCCCGAACAAGTGAAGCAGAACGCCGCCTCCGCCGGTTGGAAGCCAGGCGCCGAGGACCTTGCCGAGCTGGACGCGATCTTCCCGGCCGTGCCCAAGATCGCGCTCTTCTAG
- a CDS encoding energy-coupling factor transporter transmembrane component T, translating to MSRTAPLHPFTVLALAAAVVATTTAAGRWWLSATVLLGCVLLAVRARRGRRLAGIAAAILLPAWGSQLLIHGLVDRTGSHVLAAAGPLRITTEGLATAGQLGLRTAVLVVAGLLCTLLIDRHDLVAAVDLSGAPPQLGYLVAATLSLLPRLAERQRAIGEAQALRGAAAGAGPAGWWRRIRLCSVPLVLFALQDAADRSAHLAARGFPAAGPHTRLRSVPDSAAQRRLRRAALACIVIGPLAVLAPEWMAAA from the coding sequence GTGTCCCGCACCGCACCATTGCATCCCTTCACCGTGCTCGCCCTCGCAGCGGCAGTCGTGGCCACCACCACGGCAGCCGGCCGCTGGTGGCTCAGCGCCACGGTGCTGCTGGGCTGCGTGCTGCTGGCGGTGCGGGCGCGCCGTGGGCGGAGGTTGGCAGGGATCGCTGCCGCCATCCTGCTGCCGGCCTGGGGCTCCCAGCTGCTGATCCACGGTCTGGTCGACCGTACCGGCAGCCATGTGCTGGCCGCTGCCGGCCCGCTAAGGATCACCACCGAGGGGCTGGCCACCGCCGGGCAGCTGGGGCTGCGCACCGCCGTGCTGGTGGTCGCCGGGCTGCTGTGCACGCTGCTCATCGACAGGCACGACCTCGTCGCCGCCGTCGATCTCTCCGGCGCCCCGCCGCAACTGGGCTACCTGGTGGCCGCCACGCTTTCCCTGCTGCCCCGCCTGGCCGAACGGCAGCGCGCCATCGGTGAAGCGCAGGCGCTGCGCGGGGCGGCCGCCGGTGCCGGGCCGGCTGGCTGGTGGCGCCGGATCCGCCTGTGCTCGGTGCCGTTGGTGCTTTTCGCCCTGCAGGACGCAGCCGACCGTTCCGCCCACCTGGCCGCGCGCGGCTTCCCGGCTGCGGGGCCGCACACCCGCCTGCGTTCGGTGCCCGACTCGGCCGCCCAGCGCCGACTGCGCCGGGCAGCGCTTGCCTGCATCGTCATCGGCCCGCTGGCGGTCCTGGCCCCGGAATGGATGGCCGCCGCATGA
- a CDS encoding DinB family protein, producing MAARRRGSPEVLAARAGRVAVVRDFLAVLTPGQLALLRENPWNPQHPETILSCLHTILQEEWDHHRFAVRDLDAIDSRS from the coding sequence GTGGCTGCTCGAAGACGGGGGAGTCCTGAGGTGCTCGCGGCCAGGGCGGGGCGCGTGGCCGTGGTGCGGGACTTCCTCGCCGTGCTCACGCCCGGCCAATTGGCCTTGCTGCGCGAGAACCCCTGGAATCCCCAACACCCGGAGACGATTCTGAGTTGCCTCCACACGATCCTGCAGGAGGAATGGGACCACCACCGCTTTGCGGTGCGCGACCTCGATGCCATCGATTCCAGGTCATGA
- a CDS encoding IS30 family transposase, which translates to MRGTGLSRREAATSVGVHVTTSKEWDAGIRKTGDRRYYPDGRVVDYKQGVTTYNPVEGSSFMAPFPGLAALEKPISDRYLSLSEREQIRDLLAVDSSMRAIARALGRPVSTVSREIRRNTGPNGYQPYAAHRAAAKRRPRPKTSKLSCEGTLRKYVGAKLLLGWSPEQISNRLRKMLPDRLEFHVCAETIYQALYFQARGGLKREVATALRTGRTRRKPRTDPEKRTSRFRDPMINISERPAEIEDRAVPGHWEGDLITGTLNQSAIATLVERTTRFVMLVHLDGDHTAATVRDGLIKSMGGLPELLRGSLTWDQGAEMATHKAFSMATDMDVYFCDPASPWQRGSNENTNGLLRQYFPKGTDLGVHGPEELERVARLLNGRPRKTLGWDTPTERLRELLLAA; encoded by the coding sequence CTGCGCGGCACCGGTCTATCTCGCCGGGAGGCTGCCACGTCCGTTGGGGTTCACGTAACCACGTCAAAGGAATGGGACGCCGGCATTCGCAAGACCGGCGACCGACGCTATTACCCGGACGGTCGGGTTGTCGACTACAAACAAGGGGTGACTACTTATAATCCAGTCGAGGGTTCGTCCTTCATGGCTCCGTTTCCAGGGCTTGCCGCGCTGGAGAAACCAATCAGCGACCGCTACCTCTCCCTTTCCGAACGCGAGCAGATCCGAGACCTGCTCGCGGTCGACTCCTCGATGCGTGCCATCGCCAGGGCGCTAGGACGGCCGGTCTCGACGGTGAGCCGGGAGATCCGCCGCAACACCGGTCCCAACGGCTACCAGCCCTATGCTGCGCACCGTGCAGCGGCCAAACGCCGACCACGACCCAAGACCAGCAAGCTCTCTTGCGAGGGAACCTTACGAAAATACGTGGGGGCCAAGTTGCTTCTAGGCTGGTCACCGGAGCAAATCAGTAACAGGCTGAGGAAGATGCTCCCCGACAGGTTGGAGTTTCACGTGTGCGCTGAAACGATCTATCAGGCTCTCTACTTCCAGGCCCGTGGCGGTCTCAAGCGAGAGGTGGCCACAGCGTTAAGGACCGGCCGAACTCGCCGCAAGCCACGCACCGATCCGGAGAAGCGCACCAGCCGGTTCCGGGACCCGATGATCAACATCTCCGAGCGTCCCGCCGAAATTGAGGACCGTGCCGTGCCAGGGCACTGGGAAGGGGACCTGATCACGGGGACGCTGAATCAGTCCGCGATTGCGACTCTGGTCGAGCGAACTACCCGTTTTGTCATGCTCGTTCACCTCGACGGTGATCACACCGCCGCAACCGTTCGCGACGGCCTGATCAAGAGCATGGGTGGGCTGCCCGAGCTGCTGAGAGGGTCCCTGACCTGGGACCAGGGCGCCGAGATGGCGACGCACAAGGCTTTCTCCATGGCCACGGACATGGATGTCTACTTCTGCGATCCAGCCAGCCCCTGGCAGCGCGGATCCAACGAGAACACGAACGGGTTGCTGCGCCAATACTTCCCTAAAGGAACTGACCTCGGCGTCCATGGTCCCGAGGAACTCGAGCGGGTCGCTCGCCTGCTCAACGGACGTCCACGCAAAACGCTCGGCTGGGATACCCCGACCGAGCGCCTGCGTGAACTACTGTTGGCAGCCTAG
- a CDS encoding DUF402 domain-containing protein gives MNAAAPVPAGLPRDPAGAGPGDLVVARAWKYDGHPHWVVPGRYLGADDHGHWIYQPAGSLVSRPGHGHWADTDAVCLVPRAGQWLGTFYDDPAEDFRVYLDLSTQIGWRKLARGGWEANSVDMDLDVIDSRSRGIFLDDEDEFAQHSASMGYPQELVSCISDEASRLLASLGGAHAPFDGTATGWLARGRTAFSDSSSR, from the coding sequence GTGAATGCAGCAGCACCGGTGCCCGCGGGCTTGCCGCGGGACCCTGCCGGAGCCGGCCCCGGGGACCTGGTGGTTGCCAGGGCCTGGAAATACGACGGGCACCCGCACTGGGTGGTGCCCGGGCGCTACCTCGGCGCCGACGACCACGGCCACTGGATCTACCAGCCCGCCGGCTCGCTGGTCTCGCGTCCCGGCCACGGACACTGGGCCGACACCGATGCGGTCTGCCTGGTGCCCCGTGCCGGGCAATGGCTGGGCACGTTCTACGACGACCCCGCCGAGGACTTCCGCGTGTACCTCGACCTGTCGACCCAGATCGGTTGGCGCAAACTGGCCCGCGGCGGATGGGAAGCCAACTCCGTGGACATGGACCTCGACGTCATAGACTCGCGCTCACGCGGCATCTTCCTCGACGACGAGGACGAATTCGCCCAGCACAGCGCATCCATGGGCTACCCGCAGGAACTGGTGTCGTGCATCAGCGACGAGGCCAGCCGCCTGCTCGCCTCGCTCGGCGGGGCACACGCCCCCTTTGACGGCACCGCGACCGGTTGGCTCGCACGCGGCCGTACGGCATTTTCAGACTCATCATCCCGCTAA
- a CDS encoding nucleoside hydrolase, translating to MDTPRIRILLDNDTGIDDALALAYLAACDHVEIVAVTATPGNVDADQVAANNRALLALCGQPQVPVLIGARAPLQVPLTTTPETHGPQGVGYATLPDPGPAAGHGIDAVDHWIEAARANPGELTALLSAPLTNFALALRREPRLPWLLGRVVIMGGAFYHQGNTTPTAEWNTHVDPHAAAEVYAAYTAAAQAGLDVQKLPIVCSLDSTERFEMQPGLLTDLAAAAGCAEPEHVLAGDPEGTRSTASNPLVRYLSDALRFYFEFHRHYDQGYIAHVHDYFAAGIAAGTLEYRSAGATVDVETESPLLTGTTVADFRALWGKPANARVVSWNDPAAGFAELVSRLGALARRLDGAPQGEPGPGQIG from the coding sequence ATGGACACGCCCCGCATCCGGATCCTGTTGGACAACGACACCGGAATCGACGACGCACTTGCGCTGGCCTACCTGGCCGCCTGCGACCACGTGGAGATCGTGGCGGTCACGGCCACGCCCGGCAACGTCGACGCCGACCAGGTCGCTGCCAACAACCGGGCGCTGTTGGCGTTATGCGGGCAGCCGCAGGTGCCGGTGCTCATCGGCGCGCGGGCCCCGCTGCAGGTCCCGCTGACCACCACCCCGGAAACCCATGGCCCGCAAGGGGTCGGCTACGCGACGCTGCCGGATCCCGGACCCGCCGCCGGCCATGGAATAGACGCTGTCGACCACTGGATCGAGGCAGCCCGCGCCAACCCCGGGGAACTCACTGCCCTGCTGAGCGCCCCGCTGACCAACTTCGCGCTCGCGCTGCGCCGGGAACCACGGCTTCCCTGGTTGTTGGGCCGGGTGGTGATCATGGGCGGGGCCTTTTACCACCAGGGGAACACCACCCCGACCGCGGAGTGGAACACCCACGTGGACCCGCACGCCGCCGCCGAGGTCTACGCGGCCTACACCGCGGCCGCCCAGGCGGGTCTCGACGTCCAGAAGTTGCCGATCGTGTGCTCGCTGGATTCCACCGAGCGCTTCGAGATGCAGCCCGGGCTGCTCACCGACCTGGCCGCCGCGGCGGGCTGCGCCGAACCCGAGCATGTGCTTGCCGGGGACCCGGAAGGCACGCGCAGCACCGCCTCGAACCCGTTGGTGCGCTATCTTTCCGACGCGCTGCGTTTCTACTTCGAATTCCACCGCCACTACGACCAGGGCTACATCGCCCACGTACACGACTACTTTGCCGCCGGCATCGCCGCCGGCACGCTCGAGTACCGCAGCGCCGGTGCCACCGTGGATGTCGAAACCGAATCCCCGTTGTTGACGGGAACCACCGTGGCTGACTTCCGCGCGCTCTGGGGAAAGCCCGCCAACGCCCGCGTCGTGTCCTGGAACGATCCGGCGGCGGGGTTTGCCGAACTCGTTTCCCGCCTCGGTGCCCTCGCCAGGCGGCTGGACGGGGCTCCCCAAGGGGAACCGGGCCCGGGCCAAATCGGCTAG
- the argG gene encoding argininosuccinate synthase, translating into MSKVLTSLPVGERVGIAFSGGLDTSVAVAWMREKGAIPYTYTGDLGQYDEPNIDAVPGRALEYGAEAARLVDCKPALVEEGLVALACGAFHIRSGGKAYFNTTPLGRAVTGTLLVRAMREDGVDVWGDGSTYKGNDIERFYRYGLLSNPKLRIYKPWLDPAFVQELGGRSEMSEWLVERDFPYRDSAEKAYSTDANIWGATHEAKTLELLNTSLESVQPIMGVRYWDESVEVKTEDVSVTFEAGRPVAINGVRFENAVALVDEANKIGGRHGLGMSDQIENRIIEAKSRGIYEAPAMALLHITYERLLNAIHNEDTVANYHAEGRRLGRLMYEGRWLDPQALMLRESLQRWVGSAVTGTVTVRLRRGDDYTVLDTTGPNLSYHPDKLSMERVGDSAFGPLDRIGQLTMRNLDIADSRSRLEQYANQGLLGEKTVKLVGKLEAGGASAIVDAEAVDADELASDRALERAAFDSGTD; encoded by the coding sequence ATGTCTAAAGTCCTCACCTCCCTGCCCGTTGGCGAACGCGTAGGTATCGCGTTCTCCGGTGGCCTTGATACTTCCGTCGCCGTTGCCTGGATGCGTGAAAAGGGTGCCATCCCTTACACGTACACCGGAGACCTCGGCCAATACGATGAGCCGAACATCGACGCCGTTCCGGGCCGCGCCCTGGAATACGGTGCAGAGGCCGCCCGCCTGGTCGACTGCAAGCCCGCCTTGGTCGAAGAGGGCCTCGTTGCCCTGGCCTGCGGCGCCTTCCACATCCGCTCCGGCGGAAAGGCCTACTTCAACACCACCCCGCTGGGCCGTGCCGTCACCGGCACCCTGCTGGTGCGCGCCATGCGCGAAGACGGCGTTGACGTTTGGGGCGACGGCTCGACCTACAAGGGCAATGACATCGAGCGGTTCTACCGCTACGGCCTGCTCTCGAACCCGAAGCTGCGCATCTACAAGCCGTGGCTTGACCCGGCCTTCGTGCAGGAGCTCGGCGGCCGCTCGGAAATGAGCGAATGGCTCGTTGAGCGCGACTTCCCGTACCGCGACTCCGCCGAAAAGGCATACTCCACCGACGCCAACATCTGGGGCGCCACCCACGAGGCCAAGACCCTCGAACTGCTGAACACCTCGCTGGAATCGGTCCAGCCGATCATGGGCGTGCGCTACTGGGACGAATCGGTCGAGGTCAAGACCGAGGACGTCTCCGTGACCTTCGAGGCCGGCCGTCCGGTCGCCATCAACGGCGTCCGTTTCGAGAATGCCGTTGCGCTGGTCGACGAGGCCAACAAGATCGGTGGCCGCCACGGACTGGGCATGAGCGACCAGATCGAAAACCGCATCATCGAGGCGAAGTCCCGCGGCATCTACGAGGCCCCGGCCATGGCGCTGCTGCACATCACCTACGAGCGCCTGCTCAATGCGATCCACAACGAAGACACCGTGGCCAACTACCACGCAGAGGGCCGCCGCCTGGGCCGCCTGATGTACGAAGGCCGTTGGCTGGACCCGCAGGCACTGATGCTGCGCGAGTCCCTGCAGCGCTGGGTCGGATCCGCCGTCACCGGCACCGTCACCGTGCGCCTGCGCCGCGGCGACGACTACACGGTGCTGGACACCACGGGACCGAACCTCAGCTACCACCCGGACAAGCTGTCCATGGAGCGCGTTGGCGACTCCGCGTTCGGCCCTCTGGACCGCATCGGCCAGCTGACCATGCGCAACCTGGACATCGCCGATTCCCGCTCGCGCCTGGAGCAGTACGCCAACCAGGGCCTGCTCGGCGAGAAGACCGTGAAGCTGGTCGGCAAGCTGGAAGCCGGCGGTGCATCGGCAATCGTTGACGCCGAGGCGGTCGACGCCGACGAATTGGCTTCCGACCGCGCCCTCGAGCGTGCCGCGTTTGATTCGGGCACCGACTAA
- the dxs gene encoding 1-deoxy-D-xylulose-5-phosphate synthase yields the protein MPLLPTIKEPRDLRGLDAAKMHQLAKEIRSFLIKNVARTGGHLGPNLGVVELTLGIHRAFDSPTDSIIFDTGHQSYVHKLLTGRQDFSTLRQQGGLSGYPERAESVHDIVESSHASSSLSWADGISRARKLTGEADRYVVALVGDGALTGGMAWEAVNNIAADKDRRVVIVVNDNGRSYAPTIGGLADQLAGLRQRLDMFRTHPAYENTMDRLKSRLKDSGPVGQFTYKSLHATKKGIKDWWAPQGLFEDLGMKYIGPIDGHNQTAVDQALQQARNYGGPVLVHALTEKGRGYAPARADEADQFHAVGVIDPQTGEPVSKASARSWTSVFGEEIADIADERSDIVAITGAMLQPVGLKTMSERHPERVLDVGIAEQHAMTSAAGLAFGGLHPVVCVYATFLNRAFDQLLMDVALHKAGVTVVLDRAGVTGPDGPSHHGMWDMALMQIVPNLHLAAPRDAVRLREELREAVAIKDAPSVVRFSKGSVGPEIVAIQRLHDGVDVLAKLGSGEERDVLVVSVGAMSELCLDVAARLNAQGITVTVVDPRWVLPVPRSIIGLAARHRIVVCVEDGVRAGGVGSRIRQEMRAAGVDTALNEVGLPTEFLAHGTRDEVLERVGLTADRIANDTLAQVLGTKVPFARPLPGAEMPTGQIPQL from the coding sequence GTGCCACTGCTTCCGACCATCAAGGAACCGCGGGACCTTCGTGGCCTGGACGCGGCTAAAATGCACCAGCTGGCCAAGGAAATCCGGTCATTCCTGATCAAGAACGTTGCCCGCACAGGGGGACACCTGGGCCCCAACCTCGGTGTGGTCGAGTTGACCCTGGGCATCCACCGGGCCTTCGATTCACCCACCGACTCCATCATCTTTGACACCGGGCACCAGTCCTATGTCCACAAGCTGCTGACCGGGCGCCAGGACTTCTCCACGCTGCGCCAACAGGGCGGGCTCTCCGGGTATCCCGAACGCGCCGAATCGGTGCACGACATCGTAGAGTCCTCCCACGCCTCCTCCTCGCTGTCCTGGGCCGACGGGATCTCCCGGGCCCGCAAGCTCACCGGGGAAGCCGACCGCTACGTTGTCGCCCTGGTAGGCGACGGCGCCCTGACCGGCGGCATGGCCTGGGAAGCGGTCAACAACATCGCTGCCGACAAGGACCGCCGCGTGGTCATCGTGGTCAACGACAACGGCCGCTCCTACGCCCCGACCATTGGCGGACTCGCCGACCAGTTGGCCGGCCTGCGCCAGCGCCTGGACATGTTCCGAACGCACCCGGCCTACGAAAACACCATGGACAGGCTCAAGAGCCGCCTGAAGGATTCAGGTCCCGTGGGCCAGTTCACCTACAAGTCCCTGCATGCCACCAAGAAGGGCATCAAGGACTGGTGGGCACCCCAGGGCCTGTTCGAGGACCTGGGCATGAAGTACATCGGCCCCATCGACGGGCACAACCAGACGGCCGTCGACCAGGCGCTGCAGCAGGCCCGCAACTACGGCGGACCCGTCCTGGTGCACGCGCTGACGGAAAAGGGCCGCGGCTATGCACCTGCCCGCGCCGACGAGGCCGACCAGTTCCACGCGGTGGGCGTCATCGACCCGCAGACCGGCGAACCCGTATCCAAGGCCTCTGCCCGGTCCTGGACTTCGGTCTTCGGCGAGGAAATCGCCGACATCGCCGACGAACGCAGCGACATCGTTGCCATCACCGGCGCGATGCTGCAGCCGGTGGGCCTGAAGACCATGTCCGAACGCCACCCCGAACGGGTGCTGGACGTGGGCATCGCCGAACAACACGCGATGACCTCCGCCGCGGGCCTGGCCTTCGGCGGGCTGCACCCGGTGGTGTGCGTCTATGCTACGTTCCTGAACCGGGCGTTCGACCAGCTGCTCATGGACGTGGCCCTGCACAAGGCCGGCGTCACCGTGGTGCTGGACCGCGCCGGGGTCACCGGGCCGGACGGGCCCAGCCACCACGGCATGTGGGACATGGCGCTGATGCAGATCGTGCCGAACCTGCACCTGGCAGCTCCGCGCGATGCGGTGCGGCTGCGCGAGGAACTGCGCGAGGCCGTGGCCATCAAGGACGCGCCCTCGGTGGTCCGATTCTCCAAGGGCAGCGTCGGCCCGGAAATTGTCGCCATCCAGCGCCTGCACGACGGCGTGGACGTGCTCGCCAAGCTCGGAAGCGGCGAGGAACGCGACGTGCTGGTCGTTTCGGTCGGCGCCATGAGCGAACTCTGCCTGGATGTCGCCGCCCGGCTCAACGCCCAGGGCATCACGGTCACCGTGGTCGACCCGCGCTGGGTGCTTCCGGTGCCGCGCTCCATCATCGGCCTGGCTGCCCGCCACCGCATCGTGGTGTGCGTCGAGGACGGTGTCCGCGCAGGCGGCGTGGGTTCGCGTATCCGTCAGGAAATGCGTGCGGCGGGCGTCGACACGGCACTGAACGAGGTGGGCCTGCCCACCGAGTTCCTGGCCCACGGCACCCGCGACGAAGTCTTGGAACGAGTGGGACTCACCGCCGACCGGATCGCCAACGACACCTTGGCCCAGGTGCTGGGCACCAAGGTCCCGTTCGCCCGACCGCTGCCCGGAGCAGAGATGCCCACCGGACAGATTCCCCAGCTGTGA
- a CDS encoding ECF transporter S component, which translates to MSPNLTLPEKAAGHALRGRILAAAGVLLLAGTYTVLVLTQPTGLVDGLGQGVALATFAAYLAAALLLLAAVLPELPVSTLTLIPVALALNIVLGQFVGSVMIPLYLDSLGTVLVGFLAGRRAGAATGVLGTLIWSLFNPTVLPFAAGAALVGFLAGTAARFGALRRPYLAPVAGLLAGILVGVLSAPVAAFVFGGTSGVGTGALVAAFRSMGDSLLGAVTKQALISDPGDKAIVFLLAALLVYALPGRLSAGFAFVRRYRVLGRRGSR; encoded by the coding sequence ATGTCACCGAACCTGACCCTGCCCGAGAAAGCCGCAGGGCACGCCCTGCGCGGCCGGATCCTTGCCGCCGCCGGAGTGCTCCTGCTGGCCGGCACCTACACCGTCCTGGTCCTGACCCAGCCGACCGGCCTCGTCGACGGCCTCGGCCAAGGGGTTGCCCTGGCCACCTTCGCGGCCTACCTGGCAGCCGCGCTCCTGCTGCTCGCAGCCGTGCTGCCCGAGCTGCCGGTCTCCACGCTCACCCTGATCCCCGTGGCACTTGCGCTGAACATCGTGCTGGGCCAGTTTGTCGGGTCCGTGATGATCCCGCTCTACCTGGACTCGCTGGGCACGGTGCTGGTCGGCTTCCTGGCCGGACGCCGCGCCGGGGCAGCCACCGGCGTGCTCGGCACTCTCATCTGGTCGTTGTTCAACCCGACGGTGCTGCCCTTCGCGGCCGGTGCAGCGCTGGTCGGCTTCCTGGCCGGCACCGCCGCCCGCTTCGGTGCGCTGCGCCGCCCCTACCTGGCCCCGGTGGCCGGGCTCTTGGCCGGGATCCTGGTGGGCGTTCTCTCCGCACCCGTCGCCGCCTTCGTCTTCGGCGGGACCTCCGGGGTGGGCACCGGCGCGCTGGTCGCCGCATTCCGCTCGATGGGGGACTCGCTGCTGGGCGCCGTGACCAAGCAGGCGCTGATCTCCGATCCCGGGGACAAGGCCATTGTCTTCCTGCTCGCCGCGCTGCTGGTGTATGCGCTGCCCGGGCGGCTGAGTGCAGGCTTCGCGTTCGTGCGCCGCTATCGGGTGCTCGGCCGCCGCGGCTCCCGCTAG